The following are encoded together in the Cicer arietinum cultivar CDC Frontier isolate Library 1 chromosome 2, Cicar.CDCFrontier_v2.0, whole genome shotgun sequence genome:
- the LOC101507242 gene encoding uncharacterized protein, with protein sequence MKVKKQKRHRKILTFYTACFGFRKPFKIICDGTFIHHLLVNRITPADKALGNILNSTVKLYTTRCILAELKRLGKSYSEDLEAAHKLIIARCEHDKCVRADICVTEVVGENNSEHFFVASQDTGLRKKLEEIPGVPLIFGLRNALFLESPSAFQREYVKTSEEGRLHMTEKEFQIFRDRAKNILAGGEADTSNTEIIENKDSGDQIASSQAIKRRITSRNQMGIKDKPQFKRKRAKGPNPLSCKPKKSRENQNNPSKESKGDNDTVKRNRKRKRSRKGQTPAETGS encoded by the exons ATGAAGGTTAAGAAACAGAAGAGGCATAGGAAGATTTTGACGTTTTACACTGCATGCTTTGGTTTTCGTAAGCCTTTCAAAATTATTTGTGATGGAACATTTATTCATCACCTTCTTGTGAATCGTATAACCCCTGCTGATAAGGCCCTTGGCAATATTCTTAATTCTACTGTGAAGCTCTACACAACAAg ATGTATTCTAGCTGAGTTGAAACGGCTTGGTAAATCATATTCTGAGGATCTTGAGGCAGCTCATAAACTTATAATTGCAAG ATGTGAGCATGATAAATGTGTGAGGGCAGATATCTGCGTTACGGAGGTTGTTGGAGAAAATAATTCCGAGCACTTTTTTGTTGCTAGTCAGGACACTGGCCTACGAAAGAAGTTGGAAGAG ATACCAGGCGTGCCTCTCATATTCGGTCTCAGAAATGCTCTTTTCCTTGAATCTCCATCTGCATTTCAGCGGGAATATGTCAAAACATCTGAAGAAGGACGGTTGCATATGACTGAGAAAGAATTCCAGATATTTAGAGATAGGGCAAAGAATATATTGGCTGGTGGGGAAGCTGATACTTCCAATACtgaaataatagaaaataaggATTCAGGAGATCAAATTGCAAGTTCCCAGGCAATAAAAAGAAGAATTACTTCAAGAAATCAGATGGGCATCAAGGATAAACCTCAGTTCAAGAGAAAAAGAGCTAAG GGTCCAAATCCACTTTCGTGTAAGCCGAAGAAAAGTCGTGAAAACCAAAACAATCCTTCGAAG GAATCGAAAGGCGACAACGACACAGTGAAGAGAAACAGAAAAAGGAAAAGGTCACGTAAAGGGCAAACGCCGGCGGAAACAGGCAGTTAG